A window of Flavobacterium branchiarum genomic DNA:
GCAGCATCAACAGCAAATGGAGCCTTCTCATTAGTAGGTGGAGGAGATTCTGTAGCTGCTGTAAAACAATTTGGTTTCGAAGAAAAAATGAGTTACGTATCTACCGGAGGTGGTGCAATGTTAGAAATGCTAGAAGGTAAAGTTTTACCTGGAATAGCAGCTATTTTAGACTAACTATCTCATTTTTAACACTTTTTAAAGAGTATTTTAGATTGTAGTTATTAAGTTTGCAAATAATGGCATTATAATTGTTTGAAATATAGCCAGTAGAAATATACATTATGATTGTAAAAAATACCACATTATCAGTACTCCTGTTATCCACAATGGGCTTGTTTGCACAAGAAGTTGCACAAACAAATACCGTTGTAAAACCGGAAATCAAAATTTCGTATTTAGATTCAGTTAAGAAATCTTTCGTAAATGATGAATATGCAAGTCGCGTAGATAGTCTTTGGATGAAAGAATTAGTGAGTTTAGATATTTATGAAGATTTAACAAAAGATATCCAAACCATAAATTCAGATGCAAAGGTAGATTATGAATTGCCAACAGAGTTGCTCAAACAACGATTGGCGGCAATGAACGAGAAATCACCCTTTAACATTCAGTATAATCAAGGGTTGGAAAATATTATAAAGTCATTCTTAAAAAATCGTAAAAAATCATTTTCTCGATTAATGGCTTTATCAGAATATTATTTTCCGATGTTCGAAGAAGCATTTGCTAAACAGAACGTTCCTTTAGAAATAAAATATTTAGCCGTTGTAGAATCTGCTTTAAACCCTAAAGCAGTTTCTAAAATGGGCGCCACAGGACTTTGGCAGTTCATGTACCACACAGGTAAACAATACAATCTAAAAATAGATTCGTTTATCGATGAACGCAGTGATCCTTTAAAAGCCTCAGTTGCAGCTGCCGATTATATGTCAAAGATGTTCAAAATTTTTGGCGATTGGGAACTAGTTCTTGCTTCATACAATTCAGGTCCAGGAAATGTATCAAAAGCCATTCGTCGTTCTGGTGGAAAGAAAACCTATTGGGATATTCGCAACCACTTACCTAAAGAAACACAAGGATATGTTCCCGCTTTTTTAGCAACAATGTATCTTTATGAATACCATAAAGAACACGGTATAAATCCAGATAGAGCTGTTGTACAACATTTTGAAACAGATACGATACGAATTAAAGAGAAGATGACATTCAAGCAAATCTCCAATTTGCTAGATGTTCCCGAAGCACAATTACAGCTTTTAAACCCGTCATATAAACTCAATGTAGTTCCATTTTATCAAGATGAAGAACATTTTTTGAGGTTGCCAAAAGAAAAAGCTTCTGTGTTTGCTTCCAATGAAGATAAGATTTACGCTTACCTGAATTATGATTCAAGTCCGAAATCTAATCAAGTACAAACCTTAATCGCTTCGACCAAAGTAGCTTCGCCTAGATCGACACAAACAGTCGTATCAAAAACACAACTTTATAAAGTTCGTTCAGGTGATAATTTAGGAGCAATTGCAAGTAAATACAATGTTTCAATTGTTCAGTTAAAGAAATGGAATAATCTAAAAAGTAACTCCATTGCTTTAGGAAGAAATTTAAAAATTATTTCTGAAACTAAAATTATTAAGAAAGACATTAATGAAGTGAAATTAGCTCCTGCTGTTGATAAAAAACGTACAGAAGAAGCAATTGCAATTGTTGAAGATAAAAATACGAAAGAACCACAAGCATCACTTTATGTAGTGCAAACAGGAGATAACTTAAGTAGTATTGCAAGAAAACTAAATGTATCGGTTGCTGATTTAAAAGAATGGAACGGATTAACAGCTGAGAACATGGATATGGTAACTCCAATGAAAAAGTTAGTTATCCAATCGAAAGAAGAAGAGTCTGATAACAAACCAGAAGTTTTAGTTGCATCCAACAGCATTGATACTTATAAGAAAAAAGGAACCACTGCAAAAAATAATGCAATTGATTATTATGTAAAAAAAGGAGATTCGCTATATAGCATCGCAAAAAAATATCCAGGGGTAACCATTTCGGATATTAAAAAGTGGAATGATATAGAAAACGGTGATATTAAACCAGGAATGAAACTTAAAATAAACGGATAATCAAAAATTGTATATAAATTTGGGTTTTATTTCAGAACTTAACTAAAAATTAAAAATGAATAAAACCCATTTTTTATTGCTTATAATTCCGTTTATGTTATTCTCATGTCTTAAAAAGAATGAGAGGATACATCAGCACAAGAATAGCAGTAAAATAAACACAATCTCGATTATTATAGATGATCAGTTGTGGTACGGAGAAGTAGGAGACAGCATCCGAAATAAATTTGCTTCACCGGTTGTTGGGCTTATCCAAGAAGAGCCTTTATTTACCATAAATCAATATCCAGCCAAATTATTAGAAGGTTTTATGACCGATGGGCGAAATATTATTGTGGTTAAAAAATCGAATGTTAATAAATTCGAAATTACCAAAAATGTATACACAGCACCTCAGAATGTGTTCCGAATATCAGGAAAATCAGTTTCGGATATTTTAAATGCTTTTGAAATACACACCCCACAGATCATTCGAATCATCAGGGAAACCGAAATTGCTCAATGCCAAAAGATCAACAGTAAATCATTGTTGGATCCAGCCATTCTTAATAACAAGTTTCATATCAAATTAGATGTTCCAACGGGATATCAATATGTGTTGCATAAGCGTAATTTTATTTGGCTTAAAAAAGAAATGGCAAGTGGAAGCACTAGTTTACTCATTTATCAAGTTCCGATAAATAACATAACCAATAGTTCTAATATCGTGGGCAATATTGTGAGAATGCGGGATTCGGTAGGAAGATATATAAAAGGCAGAGAACCCAATACTCGAATGATTACAGAAGAAGCCTATGCGCCTTATTTTTCTAAAATTACCCTTGACGGAAAAACAGCTTACGAAACTAAAGGAACTTGGGATTTAAGAAACGACTTTATGACTGGCCCATTCATTAATTACGCTATTGTTGATAAAGCCTATAATCGTATATTAGTCCTGGAGGGCTTTTGTTATTCTCCTTCGCATGAAGAACGAGACTCAATGTTAGAACTGGAAGCTATTATCAAATCGGTTAAAATTAACAACCGATAATATTTTCTTATTATTAAAACCACATTATACTATTACTGATGAAACTAAATTGGAAAATAAAGCCTTTTGAGGCATTAACTGTTCATGAACTATACGATACTCTAAAATTAAGAAGTGAAGTCTTTGTCGTGGAGCAAAACTGCGTTTATTTGGATATTGATGGTAAAGACAAACTAGCATTACACTTAATAGGCGAATATGAAGGTAAAATTGTAGCCCATGCGCGCCTTTTTGATGCAGGAATTAGTTTTGATAACGCGTCAATAGGAAGAGTTGTGGTAAGTGGCGATTACCGAGATAAAAAATGGGGACATGATTTAATGACAGAAGCAATTGCTGGAGTCAAATCGCACTTTGGAAAAACAGCTATCACCATTGGAGCGCAATTGTATTTAAAAAAATTCTATGAAAGCCACGGTTTTATACAAACTAGCGAAATGTATCTAGAAGATGATATTCCGCACATAGAGATGGTAAGAAACTAAGGTTTTTGTCTTTTTTTAAGGCTTCAATACTTCCCTTTCAGAACTTAGTCTTAGAAAGTTGAGTTTGTAAATATGTATCCAAGTGAGCCTATAAATCTATTTTTAAATCCAGCATGAAGAAAATTACCTTTTTGTCGTTACTGTTTTTTTTTAATTTCCTTTTTTCACAAACATCAAAGCCAAGTTTTATTTTAGAAAGTAGAAAGGTTACCGATTACCCTTTTAATCCCATAATTTCAGAAAAGATAAATGACAAGGTAGTTTTAAAAAAGGAGTATCAATTTCTAGATTCTTTAAATTTCCGTAGTATCAACTACAAGTCTTTTGACAATCTAAAACTTAGAGGTTT
This region includes:
- a CDS encoding LysM peptidoglycan-binding domain-containing protein gives rise to the protein MIVKNTTLSVLLLSTMGLFAQEVAQTNTVVKPEIKISYLDSVKKSFVNDEYASRVDSLWMKELVSLDIYEDLTKDIQTINSDAKVDYELPTELLKQRLAAMNEKSPFNIQYNQGLENIIKSFLKNRKKSFSRLMALSEYYFPMFEEAFAKQNVPLEIKYLAVVESALNPKAVSKMGATGLWQFMYHTGKQYNLKIDSFIDERSDPLKASVAAADYMSKMFKIFGDWELVLASYNSGPGNVSKAIRRSGGKKTYWDIRNHLPKETQGYVPAFLATMYLYEYHKEHGINPDRAVVQHFETDTIRIKEKMTFKQISNLLDVPEAQLQLLNPSYKLNVVPFYQDEEHFLRLPKEKASVFASNEDKIYAYLNYDSSPKSNQVQTLIASTKVASPRSTQTVVSKTQLYKVRSGDNLGAIASKYNVSIVQLKKWNNLKSNSIALGRNLKIISETKIIKKDINEVKLAPAVDKKRTEEAIAIVEDKNTKEPQASLYVVQTGDNLSSIARKLNVSVADLKEWNGLTAENMDMVTPMKKLVIQSKEEESDNKPEVLVASNSIDTYKKKGTTAKNNAIDYYVKKGDSLYSIAKKYPGVTISDIKKWNDIENGDIKPGMKLKING
- a CDS encoding DUF4837 family protein, which encodes MNKTHFLLLIIPFMLFSCLKKNERIHQHKNSSKINTISIIIDDQLWYGEVGDSIRNKFASPVVGLIQEEPLFTINQYPAKLLEGFMTDGRNIIVVKKSNVNKFEITKNVYTAPQNVFRISGKSVSDILNAFEIHTPQIIRIIRETEIAQCQKINSKSLLDPAILNNKFHIKLDVPTGYQYVLHKRNFIWLKKEMASGSTSLLIYQVPINNITNSSNIVGNIVRMRDSVGRYIKGREPNTRMITEEAYAPYFSKITLDGKTAYETKGTWDLRNDFMTGPFINYAIVDKAYNRILVLEGFCYSPSHEERDSMLELEAIIKSVKINNR
- a CDS encoding GNAT family N-acetyltransferase, giving the protein MKLNWKIKPFEALTVHELYDTLKLRSEVFVVEQNCVYLDIDGKDKLALHLIGEYEGKIVAHARLFDAGISFDNASIGRVVVSGDYRDKKWGHDLMTEAIAGVKSHFGKTAITIGAQLYLKKFYESHGFIQTSEMYLEDDIPHIEMVRN